A stretch of the Acidobacteriota bacterium genome encodes the following:
- a CDS encoding SIS domain-containing protein — translation MLAGLNFGLAWKDILKLANACGAACCEILGATPDLSKSRARAFELYDGPKFDALAESTAAAAVDSEISTSPYDNAIPFFLDTAIAELSKLRAKIGGESYFKRVADFITAAETQGKRVHVTGIGKPEYVSGYIAALLASVGTPTYFLDATECVHGSAGQVVPGDVVLALSNSGETMELKAAIIALKRNGVKIVGVSGNPNSWLAEQSDEFLYAGVECEGSPLNFEPRASILAEIYVLAALSIELQARKNISRKEYNAWHPGGSIGKATADE, via the coding sequence ATGCTGGCCGGGCTGAATTTCGGCCTGGCGTGGAAAGACATTCTGAAACTGGCAAACGCTTGCGGCGCGGCGTGCTGTGAAATTCTGGGCGCCACGCCGGATTTGTCAAAAAGCCGTGCGCGCGCCTTTGAGCTTTACGATGGACCGAAGTTCGATGCTCTAGCAGAATCCACGGCAGCGGCTGCCGTGGATTCCGAAATTTCCACTTCGCCTTACGACAACGCAATTCCCTTCTTCCTGGATACTGCCATTGCCGAGCTGTCGAAGCTGCGCGCCAAAATCGGCGGCGAGAGTTACTTCAAACGCGTCGCGGATTTCATCACTGCCGCCGAAACACAAGGCAAACGAGTTCACGTCACAGGCATTGGCAAACCGGAATATGTGTCGGGTTACATTGCGGCTTTGTTAGCGAGCGTAGGAACGCCAACCTATTTCCTGGACGCAACCGAATGCGTACACGGCAGCGCAGGCCAGGTCGTGCCGGGCGATGTCGTTCTGGCGCTTTCCAACAGCGGCGAAACAATGGAGTTGAAAGCTGCGATCATTGCCTTGAAGCGCAACGGCGTGAAAATTGTCGGCGTGTCCGGCAATCCGAATTCGTGGCTGGCCGAGCAAAGCGACGAATTTCTATACGCCGGTGTTGAATGCGAAGGCAGCCCGCTGAACTTCGAACCGCGCGCCAGCATCCTGGCGGAAATTTACGTGCTGGCCGCGCTGAGCATCGAACTCCAAGCCCGCAAAAACATTTCGCGCAAGGAATACAACGCCTGGCATCCGGGCGGTTCCATCGGCAAAGCAACAGCAGACGAATGA
- the queG gene encoding tRNA epoxyqueuosine(34) reductase QueG, whose product MALVAERIKEKAREIGFDKVGIVPAEALTEEGARLSEWLARNFHGQMGYMARDPRQRSDPRLLMSSAKSVVCVALNYFQPEPHMDSPEVGKISRYAWGDDYHDVLGDKLKDLLAWIQQQAPEVEGKICVDTSPMMDKAWAVRAGIGWLGKHTNVITKEFGSWVFLGELLLSVELEYDSLIEPDHCGKCAACIDACPTEAIIAPYQLDATRCISYGTIELREPELPEPIKSNLEGWVFGCDICQDVCPWSRFSKTSQEDRFTPREGIIEPKLQELIEMSQEEFSARFRKSAIKRAKLAGIKRNSEAVSAGRKNANIDDTEL is encoded by the coding sequence ATGGCATTAGTGGCCGAAAGGATCAAAGAGAAAGCTCGCGAAATCGGTTTCGACAAAGTCGGCATCGTTCCCGCCGAGGCCTTGACCGAAGAAGGTGCGCGGCTCAGTGAATGGTTGGCGCGAAACTTTCACGGTCAGATGGGGTATATGGCGCGCGACCCTCGGCAGCGCAGCGATCCGCGCTTGCTGATGTCATCGGCGAAATCGGTCGTATGCGTGGCGCTGAATTATTTCCAGCCCGAACCGCATATGGATTCGCCCGAAGTCGGCAAGATTTCGCGCTATGCCTGGGGCGACGATTATCACGATGTGCTCGGCGACAAGTTGAAGGATTTGCTGGCCTGGATTCAGCAGCAAGCACCCGAAGTCGAAGGCAAAATCTGTGTGGACACTTCGCCGATGATGGACAAGGCCTGGGCCGTTCGCGCTGGGATCGGCTGGCTGGGAAAACACACCAACGTCATCACCAAAGAATTCGGGTCGTGGGTGTTTTTGGGGGAGTTGCTGCTTTCAGTAGAGTTGGAATACGACTCGTTGATCGAACCGGATCACTGCGGCAAATGCGCGGCCTGCATTGACGCCTGCCCGACGGAAGCGATCATTGCGCCGTATCAACTGGACGCGACGCGCTGCATTTCATACGGAACAATCGAGCTACGTGAACCGGAATTGCCGGAGCCAATCAAGTCAAACTTGGAAGGCTGGGTGTTCGGCTGCGACATTTGCCAGGACGTTTGCCCGTGGTCGCGTTTTTCCAAAACCAGCCAGGAAGACCGATTCACTCCACGCGAAGGGATCATCGAACCGAAGCTGCAAGAATTGATTGAAATGTCTCAGGAAGAATTTTCCGCTCGCTTCCGAAAAAGCGCCATCAAACGCGCAAAGCTTGCGGGAATCAAACGGAATTCGGAAGCCGTGTCAGCAGGCAGGAAAAACGCGAACATAGATGACACCGAACTATAG
- the truA gene encoding tRNA pseudouridine(38-40) synthase TruA: MRTLKLTLEYDGTRYSGWQQQANAQTIAGELWTAAEDFFGRPVDIGGSGRTDAGVHAIAQVASIKFPRWGSSSAEIRDRISNLKPQEIIFGLNDRLPPDINVLAVEDARPEFHARHDAKLRSYIYQISTRRTAFNKKFVWWVKDRLNVQAMADAAELIVGRHDFSAFSERDVRRLDESTVVVVNEAEFVVEDHLIIFRISASHFLWKMVRRLVGSLAEVGRGNVSAEDFGSLIDSPPAKPQLKTKVKLLAKSTLDPARVTAPPSGLFLETVTYPEGIVLDSKPDNGRKVHVKLSLKEAAAAIKKNRKLA, from the coding sequence ATGCGAACACTAAAACTAACTCTTGAATACGACGGCACGCGTTACAGCGGCTGGCAGCAACAGGCCAACGCGCAAACGATTGCCGGTGAACTGTGGACAGCAGCTGAAGATTTCTTTGGCCGTCCGGTAGATATTGGTGGTTCCGGGCGCACAGACGCCGGAGTCCACGCCATCGCGCAAGTCGCCAGCATCAAATTTCCTCGCTGGGGATCCAGCTCGGCGGAAATCCGTGACAGGATTTCAAATCTGAAACCGCAGGAAATCATCTTTGGATTGAACGACCGGTTGCCCCCTGACATCAACGTGCTGGCTGTCGAAGACGCGCGACCGGAATTTCATGCCCGGCACGACGCCAAATTGCGCAGTTACATTTACCAGATTTCGACTCGGCGAACGGCCTTCAACAAAAAGTTCGTCTGGTGGGTGAAAGACCGCCTGAATGTGCAGGCAATGGCCGATGCCGCGGAATTGATCGTCGGCCGTCACGATTTTTCCGCCTTCAGCGAACGTGACGTCCGCCGGTTGGATGAATCCACAGTTGTGGTTGTCAACGAAGCGGAATTCGTCGTCGAAGATCATCTGATCATCTTCCGAATTTCGGCGTCGCACTTTTTGTGGAAAATGGTGCGGCGGCTGGTGGGCAGCTTGGCCGAAGTCGGACGCGGCAATGTCAGCGCGGAAGACTTCGGCAGTTTGATTGACTCACCACCGGCAAAGCCACAGTTAAAAACCAAGGTCAAGTTGCTGGCGAAATCCACGCTTGATCCTGCGCGTGTGACGGCTCCGCCATCGGGATTGTTTTTGGAAACTGTCACCTATCCCGAGGGAATTGTTTTGGATTCAAAGCCTGATAATGGCAGAAAAGTCCACGTCAAACTTTCGCTGAAAGAAGCTGCGGCGGCGATCAAGAAAAACCGCAAATTGGCCTGA
- a CDS encoding DUF433 domain-containing protein, with product MNTQQVIEIDPEKLGGTPVFVGTRVPIRNFFDYLEGGDTIEIFLVDFPTVEREQVMELFALIKEQLGLSEE from the coding sequence ATGAACACGCAACAGGTAATCGAAATTGATCCTGAAAAACTTGGCGGAACGCCTGTCTTTGTAGGAACGCGCGTGCCGATTCGAAACTTCTTCGATTACCTGGAAGGCGGGGACACTATTGAAATTTTCCTTGTTGATTTTCCCACAGTCGAGCGTGAGCAAGTGATGGAACTGTTTGCGTTGATCAAAGAACAGCTTGGATTGTCTGAAGAATAA
- a CDS encoding Eco57I restriction-modification methylase domain-containing protein — MPYLNGGLFDIEDELDARDAVEIPNKCFAQILKLFERYNFTVMESTPLDVQVAIDPEMLGKVFEELVTGRHESGSYYTPRQIVSFMCREALKHYLRQALGTQASPPAVKEAAEPPFSWDSGEERLDARNASRLLSEAGGDACVPRDAIELFVDEADAGQISDPEKTLAALQRVRVCDPACGSGAYLLGMLQELMRLRSALFKSSRLDDTSLYARKRSIIENNLYGVDKDKFAVQIAMLRLWLSLAIEADKPQPLPNLDFKIGCGDSLTAPAPNAADTLLDVSRGKLVRLYRSLKGDFMKCNDPQTKRQLRDQIESLRNDIAVELKHQPKRPSPQKLLVARQQLDDLRKRGKQAEAAKQHAQAATLAKQHEKLKRQLAEWEQAPAEGQDRPFDWAVEFAEVFLPEVTETARYDGAFLFLNEVDRQPMFTDREVTDAGGGFDIVLANPPYVRMELFKPIKPILKRNFPDVHAERADLYVYFYDRAQQLLKPSGVGCFISSNKWLRAGYGESLRQSLLDKQAFHLIVDFGDLPVFKATAYPAVFIWQKEARGNIATAWAEIQDLQACYNEGVREHVKRIAHVLPHTQFGQGKSRVATSATNERRLKMEESGPRLGEICQGKIMWGVKTGLNEAFFIDRATRDLLLEAQPECKEIIKPLLKGEDIRFYEIQFRETYLLYMNHGIPIGRYPSLRNYLKPFRQKLEARATQQEWYELQQPQAIYARLFNHPKIVYPVIGKEPRFAMDELGNYHNDKAYSLATDDYYLLGILNSQSVRSWVFETLSPLRGGYYEFRGIYMETLPIPDAPATDRQTVTKLARNAQSLHKQRRQRVEKFLRDLGTSPADSSSRNPLEQPWALKPEEFTKRAKHAPLQLFHDARDETASLTEQITRIEREIDERVAALYGVPLNPNQGPQITGMESEPRPFA; from the coding sequence GTGCCGTACCTGAACGGCGGATTGTTCGACATCGAAGACGAACTTGACGCGCGCGATGCAGTCGAAATTCCCAACAAGTGTTTTGCGCAAATTCTGAAGCTGTTCGAGCGGTATAACTTCACCGTCATGGAATCCACGCCGCTGGACGTGCAGGTTGCCATTGATCCGGAAATGCTCGGCAAAGTCTTTGAAGAACTGGTCACCGGGCGGCACGAATCGGGCAGCTATTACACGCCGCGCCAGATCGTTTCGTTTATGTGCCGCGAAGCCTTGAAACATTACCTGCGCCAAGCCCTGGGTACGCAGGCGTCCCCGCCTGCTGTAAAAGAAGCTGCGGAGCCTCCTTTTTCCTGGGATTCCGGTGAAGAAAGACTGGACGCAAGGAACGCTTCGCGGCTTTTATCTGAAGCAGGCGGGGACGCCTGCGTACCCAGAGACGCCATAGAGCTTTTCGTGGATGAAGCGGACGCCGGGCAGATCAGCGATCCCGAAAAAACGCTCGCCGCTTTGCAGCGAGTACGCGTCTGCGATCCGGCTTGCGGCAGCGGCGCTTATTTGCTGGGAATGTTGCAGGAACTGATGCGCTTGCGTTCGGCCTTGTTCAAAAGCTCGCGGCTGGACGACACCTCGCTTTACGCCCGCAAACGTTCGATCATCGAAAACAACCTCTACGGCGTGGACAAGGACAAATTCGCCGTCCAGATTGCGATGCTGCGATTGTGGCTGAGCCTGGCGATTGAGGCAGACAAACCGCAGCCGCTGCCCAACCTCGATTTCAAGATCGGTTGCGGCGACAGCCTGACCGCGCCCGCCCCCAACGCCGCCGACACCTTGCTCGATGTCAGTCGCGGCAAGCTCGTGCGCCTGTATCGCTCGCTGAAGGGTGATTTTATGAAGTGCAACGACCCGCAAACGAAGCGGCAATTGCGCGACCAGATCGAATCCCTGCGCAACGACATCGCCGTCGAATTGAAACACCAGCCCAAACGCCCCAGCCCGCAAAAGCTGTTGGTCGCGCGGCAGCAACTCGACGACCTGCGCAAACGCGGCAAACAGGCCGAAGCCGCCAAACAACACGCCCAGGCCGCCACGCTGGCCAAACAGCATGAAAAGTTGAAACGCCAGCTTGCCGAATGGGAACAGGCGCCGGCCGAAGGCCAGGACCGCCCCTTCGACTGGGCCGTCGAATTCGCCGAAGTCTTCCTGCCCGAAGTGACCGAGACCGCCCGCTACGATGGCGCCTTCCTGTTTCTGAACGAAGTTGACCGCCAGCCGATGTTCACCGACCGGGAAGTCACGGATGCGGGCGGCGGCTTCGACATCGTGTTGGCTAACCCGCCGTATGTGCGAATGGAACTATTCAAACCCATCAAGCCAATCCTGAAACGCAACTTTCCCGACGTGCATGCAGAGCGGGCTGATTTGTATGTCTACTTTTATGACCGCGCGCAGCAGTTACTGAAGCCGAGCGGCGTGGGTTGCTTCATCTCGTCGAACAAATGGCTGCGCGCTGGTTACGGCGAAAGCCTGCGCCAATCGCTGCTGGATAAGCAAGCATTTCATCTGATTGTTGATTTCGGCGATTTACCAGTCTTCAAGGCGACAGCTTATCCGGCTGTCTTTATCTGGCAGAAGGAAGCGCGGGGCAACATCGCGACAGCTTGGGCGGAAATACAGGATTTGCAGGCTTGCTATAACGAAGGCGTGCGCGAACACGTGAAGCGAATCGCCCACGTACTTCCACATACACAGTTTGGACAAGGCAAAAGTCGTGTCGCAACTTCGGCGACAAATGAGCGCCGATTGAAAATGGAAGAAAGCGGGCCTCGTTTGGGAGAAATCTGTCAGGGAAAAATTATGTGGGGCGTAAAAACAGGCTTGAACGAGGCTTTCTTCATTGATCGCGCCACCAGAGATTTGTTGTTAGAAGCTCAGCCTGAATGCAAGGAAATCATCAAGCCGCTACTGAAAGGAGAAGACATTCGGTTTTACGAGATTCAGTTCCGGGAAACTTACTTGCTTTACATGAACCACGGCATTCCGATTGGGCGGTATCCAAGCTTACGAAACTATCTAAAACCTTTTCGGCAAAAGTTAGAAGCCAGGGCTACACAGCAAGAATGGTATGAACTACAGCAGCCACAGGCTATTTACGCGCGATTGTTTAATCACCCCAAAATTGTGTATCCGGTGATTGGCAAAGAACCACGGTTCGCCATGGATGAGCTTGGGAATTATCACAATGACAAAGCTTACTCGCTGGCGACCGATGATTATTACTTGCTTGGCATCTTAAACTCTCAATCAGTTCGGTCTTGGGTGTTTGAAACGCTTTCTCCCTTACGTGGCGGTTACTACGAGTTTCGAGGAATTTACATGGAGACCCTGCCAATCCCTGATGCTCCCGCCACTGACCGCCAAACCGTCACCAAACTTGCCCGGAATGCCCAGTCTCTTCATAAACAGCGCCGTCAGCGTGTCGAAAAGTTCCTACGGGATCTGGGCACGTCGCCTGCCGATTCGAGCAGCCGCAATCCGCTGGAACAGCCGTGGGCGCTGAAGCCGGAAGAATTCACCAAACGCGCCAAACACGCGCCGCTGCAACTTTTCCACGACGCGCGGGACGAAACGGCCAGCTTGACCGAACAGATCACGCGCATTGAACGCGAGATTGATGAGCGGGTGGCGGCGCTTTACGGCGTGCCGCTTAATCCGAATCAGGGGCCGCAGATTACAGGGATGGAGAGCGAACCTCGCCCTTTCGCCTGA
- a CDS encoding type II toxin-antitoxin system VapC family toxin, whose translation MDIKLLPAGKDVLIDTNIFVYYLSNLSPECKETLRRIARGELNAFVTTVIVAELLHRRMIAEAVMKGLISPGQPVKRLKAQPHIIQQLTDYITHVEMLLQLPLQLVEVTAGDIQSSHALRRAYGLFVNDSINLACALRLGIANIATHDADFARVPLVTVWEPTDV comes from the coding sequence GTGGATATTAAACTATTGCCTGCTGGGAAAGATGTTCTGATTGACACGAACATTTTCGTCTATTACCTCAGCAACCTGTCACCGGAATGCAAGGAAACGCTGCGCCGCATTGCGCGCGGTGAGTTGAACGCATTCGTCACTACGGTGATTGTTGCCGAATTGCTACACCGGAGAATGATCGCTGAAGCGGTGATGAAAGGATTGATCTCTCCCGGCCAGCCCGTGAAGAGGCTAAAAGCCCAACCTCACATCATTCAACAACTAACTGATTACATCACACATGTGGAAATGCTGTTGCAATTACCCTTGCAACTGGTCGAAGTAACAGCGGGAGACATTCAATCCAGCCACGCGTTGCGCCGGGCGTACGGGTTGTTTGTCAATGATTCGATCAATCTGGCTTGCGCGCTCCGATTGGGCATCGCGAACATCGCCACTCATGATGCCGATTTTGCTCGGGTTCCGTTGGTCACCGTTTGGGAACCGACCGACGTTTGA
- a CDS encoding helicase: protein MANDDKSRNSDLFIVDNSDSERKVLDYLHEWTQIPQNSLDIATGYFEIGSLLRLDRQWQKLDKIRILMGEEVTRRTKDALLAGLATVTNALEASIEKEKQTNDFLLGVPSIVEALRTRKIECRVYTKLKFHAKAYLTHPQLRVIPPSALVGSSNFTYPGMTQNVELNVHFDNRHRREVELLQEWYNQHWQEAEDVTDGVFKVIERHVREYAPFDVYAKSLQEYFRNHEMTADEWEKSHSKIYQILAPYQREGYHALLKIARDYNGAFLCDGVGLGKTFVGLMLIERLVLHDRLNVALFVPKSAREAVWESVVRDRLPQVWGEFGGLRIFNHSDLLRGGEFPRRLSSIRDSAHVIIVDEAHHFRNTGTRGESESDPRSRYWKLYDIAEGKKLFLLTATPINNRLTDLQHLIELFSRHKADYFSAAPLGIHSLAGHFRKMEKSLEKAVHAALPNGDEIETNQVEAEQILAEDDLFRTLVVQRSRAYVKKSAAQEDSGEILFPKPREPQVVPYSVKQTYGKLLGMVEAAFNKTEPLFSLPIYYPFAKYRITDDPIDPLAEGRQKQVVTLIRTQFLKRFESSVEAFTMSCWNLLRKLLAWVEVHAKTQHEVGRLERWKRAHGKLIGYMQAHQLELFGGEQEVDGEDDLIPPEMLAAVEKLERSEFKVDEIIDVTLDDMNQLADFLNELQNFKPSQDKKLTALVNLLKKDRVAKEHKVIIFTEFLDTARYLHQQLEAAGITGVAEIDSANANHKDRTEVIRRFAPYYNGLSSSELAAAGKEEIRVLISTDVLAEGLNLQDATRLINYDLHWNPVRLMQRIGRIDRRMNPAIESRLVADHPEQAALRGEVGYWNFLPPNELNDLLRLYETVSKKTLRISRTFGIEGKKLLKPDDDYEDLRDFYHAYEGTESPIEKMRLEWQQLQADDKELADRLNALPPRVFSGKASLTPGARAVFFCYVLPAPESDDATQWTESAGIARWFLFDLATEQIAEDAHQIINFVRCLPGTPRSNDLAAATLTDVRAKVERHIKNSYFKKIQAPANVKPALKAWMELV, encoded by the coding sequence GTGGCCAATGACGATAAAAGCAGGAACAGTGACTTGTTTATCGTTGATAACAGCGACAGTGAGCGCAAGGTGCTGGACTACCTTCACGAATGGACCCAAATCCCGCAGAACTCACTGGATATTGCTACTGGATATTTTGAGATAGGCTCGCTCTTACGGTTGGACAGGCAATGGCAAAAGCTGGATAAAATCAGAATCCTGATGGGTGAAGAAGTGACTCGCCGTACCAAAGACGCGCTTCTGGCCGGGCTAGCCACGGTGACAAATGCGCTCGAAGCCAGCATTGAAAAAGAGAAACAAACCAATGATTTTCTTCTCGGAGTGCCTTCGATTGTCGAAGCGCTTCGCACGCGCAAAATTGAATGCCGTGTTTACACCAAGCTGAAATTCCACGCCAAAGCCTACCTGACGCATCCACAACTTCGTGTCATTCCGCCATCGGCTCTGGTCGGTTCCAGCAATTTCACTTACCCGGGAATGACGCAGAATGTGGAGCTGAACGTTCATTTCGACAACCGCCACCGGCGCGAAGTCGAGTTATTGCAGGAATGGTACAACCAACACTGGCAAGAGGCAGAAGACGTCACTGACGGTGTTTTCAAAGTGATTGAACGCCACGTTCGCGAATACGCGCCGTTTGATGTTTACGCCAAATCGTTGCAGGAATATTTTCGCAATCACGAAATGACTGCTGACGAATGGGAAAAGAGTCATTCCAAAATTTACCAAATCCTGGCTCCTTACCAACGCGAGGGGTATCACGCGCTGCTGAAGATCGCTCGCGATTACAACGGGGCATTTCTGTGCGATGGCGTAGGCCTTGGCAAGACCTTCGTCGGCTTGATGCTGATTGAACGCTTGGTTTTACACGACCGGCTGAATGTCGCGTTGTTCGTTCCGAAATCCGCGCGCGAAGCTGTTTGGGAATCAGTGGTTCGCGACAGACTGCCTCAAGTCTGGGGAGAATTCGGTGGCTTGCGAATTTTCAATCACTCTGATTTGCTTCGCGGCGGCGAATTCCCGCGTCGTTTAAGCAGCATCCGCGACAGCGCTCACGTCATCATCGTTGACGAAGCCCACCACTTCCGCAACACCGGCACGCGCGGTGAAAGCGAAAGTGATCCCCGCTCACGCTACTGGAAGCTTTACGACATTGCCGAAGGCAAAAAACTGTTTCTACTGACAGCCACCCCGATCAACAATCGGCTGACCGATCTGCAACACCTGATCGAATTGTTTTCACGTCACAAGGCAGACTATTTCAGCGCTGCCCCGTTGGGCATTCATTCTCTGGCCGGACATTTCCGCAAAATGGAAAAATCGCTGGAAAAGGCCGTGCATGCCGCGCTGCCAAATGGCGACGAGATCGAAACCAATCAGGTCGAAGCCGAACAAATTCTTGCAGAAGACGATCTCTTCCGAACTTTAGTCGTCCAGCGCAGCCGCGCTTACGTTAAAAAGAGCGCCGCGCAGGAAGACAGCGGCGAAATCCTGTTTCCCAAACCACGCGAGCCGCAGGTCGTGCCTTACTCGGTCAAACAAACATACGGCAAGCTGCTCGGAATGGTCGAAGCCGCCTTCAACAAAACAGAACCGCTCTTTTCGCTGCCGATTTATTACCCATTCGCAAAATATCGAATCACGGACGATCCGATTGATCCGTTGGCCGAAGGCCGACAAAAACAAGTCGTCACCTTGATCCGAACACAGTTTTTGAAACGATTCGAAAGCTCGGTCGAAGCATTCACCATGTCCTGCTGGAATTTGCTTCGGAAATTGTTGGCCTGGGTCGAAGTTCACGCGAAAACGCAACACGAAGTTGGCCGTCTGGAACGCTGGAAACGTGCGCATGGCAAGCTGATCGGCTACATGCAGGCACATCAATTGGAACTTTTCGGCGGAGAGCAGGAAGTGGACGGCGAAGATGATTTAATTCCGCCCGAAATGCTGGCCGCTGTTGAAAAGCTGGAACGCAGTGAATTCAAAGTGGACGAAATCATTGACGTGACGCTGGACGACATGAACCAGCTTGCCGATTTCCTTAACGAATTGCAGAACTTCAAACCTTCACAGGACAAAAAGCTGACGGCGCTGGTGAACCTATTGAAAAAAGATCGCGTGGCGAAAGAACACAAGGTCATCATTTTTACGGAATTTCTGGATACTGCCCGCTACCTGCATCAGCAACTGGAAGCCGCCGGAATCACAGGCGTTGCCGAAATTGACAGCGCGAATGCGAACCACAAAGACCGTACCGAAGTCATTCGCCGCTTTGCCCCGTATTACAACGGATTGTCCAGCAGCGAGCTTGCCGCCGCCGGAAAAGAAGAAATTCGTGTTCTGATTTCGACTGATGTGCTGGCCGAAGGCTTGAACCTGCAAGACGCTACGCGCCTGATCAACTACGATTTGCATTGGAATCCTGTCCGGTTGATGCAACGCATCGGACGCATTGACCGCCGCATGAATCCGGCCATCGAATCGCGGTTAGTTGCCGATCACCCCGAACAGGCCGCTTTGCGCGGCGAAGTCGGCTACTGGAATTTTCTGCCCCCGAACGAACTCAATGACCTGCTCAGACTGTACGAAACCGTCTCGAAAAAGACTCTCCGCATTTCTCGTACCTTCGGCATTGAAGGCAAGAAGCTGCTCAAGCCAGACGATGATTACGAAGACCTGCGTGATTTCTACCACGCATACGAAGGCACGGAATCGCCCATCGAAAAGATGCGTTTGGAATGGCAGCAATTGCAGGCGGATGACAAAGAGCTTGCAGACCGGTTAAACGCTTTGCCGCCGCGTGTGTTCAGCGGCAAAGCGAGCCTGACGCCCGGCGCGCGCGCTGTCTTTTTTTGTTACGTGTTGCCCGCGCCGGAATCCGATGATGCCACCCAATGGACGGAATCAGCAGGCATTGCTCGCTGGTTTCTGTTCGACCTGGCCACGGAGCAAATTGCCGAAGACGCGCACCAAATCATCAACTTTGTTCGTTGCCTGCCCGGCACTCCGCGCAGCAATGATCTGGCTGCCGCAACCCTGACGGACGTCCGCGCCAAAGTCGAACGCCACATCAAAAACAGCTACTTCAAAAAGATACAAGCCCCTGCCAACGTCAAACCTGCGCTGAAGGCATGGATGGAATTGGTCTGA